A window of the Pseudomonas fluorescens genome harbors these coding sequences:
- a CDS encoding adenosylcobinamide-GDP ribazoletransferase, translated as MLPLWIALQFLSSLPIRLPGMPAPEQLGRSLLFYPLVGLLFGVILWALNIALAGAPLLLHAALLLTVWVLLSGALHLDGLADSADAWLGGFGDRERTLTIMKDPRSGPIAVVTLVLVLLLKFAALLALIERQQGMALIIVPLIGRAALLALFLTTTYVRAGGLGQALADHLPRKTGWQVLAVSAAACMVIAGFNAVVALLLAVVVFIWLRHLMVRRLGGTTGDTAGALLELLEMSVLVGLALF; from the coding sequence ATGCTGCCCCTTTGGATCGCCCTGCAATTTCTCAGCAGCTTGCCGATTCGTCTGCCGGGCATGCCGGCACCTGAACAACTCGGGCGCTCGCTGCTGTTTTATCCGCTGGTGGGTTTGCTGTTCGGCGTGATTCTCTGGGCGCTGAACATTGCGTTGGCCGGCGCGCCATTGCTGTTGCATGCCGCGTTGTTGCTGACGGTTTGGGTGCTGCTCAGCGGCGCGTTGCACCTCGATGGGTTGGCGGACAGCGCCGACGCGTGGCTCGGCGGTTTCGGTGATCGTGAACGCACGCTGACGATCATGAAAGATCCGCGCAGCGGGCCGATCGCGGTGGTGACGCTGGTGCTGGTGTTGCTGCTCAAGTTCGCCGCATTGCTGGCCTTGATCGAACGACAGCAGGGCATGGCGTTGATCATCGTGCCGCTGATCGGGCGAGCGGCGCTGCTCGCGTTGTTCCTCACCACGACCTATGTCCGGGCCGGCGGATTGGGGCAGGCGCTGGCCGATCATCTGCCGCGCAAGACGGGTTGGCAGGTGCTGGCGGTGAGTGCGGCAGCGTGCATGGTGATCGCCGGGTTCAACGCCGTCGTGGCGTTGCTGCTGGCGGTCGTCGTGTTTATCTGGCTACGGCATCTGATGGTGCGGCGACTGGGCGGAACCACCGGTGATACGGCCGGTGCCTTGCTGGAATTGCTGGAGATGTCAGTGCTGGTCGGGCTGGCCTTGTTTTGA
- a CDS encoding MarR family winged helix-turn-helix transcriptional regulator, whose translation MLPSQCLCTNLRRAARGVSRHYDGALDGFGINVAQYSLLCNLQRLDQPSISELAEAMGLDRSTLGRNLRVLEGEGLVALAEGEDMRNRIVRLTETGAQRLAAALPAWEAAQQRLIDRLGAEKRETLLRLLDELA comes from the coding sequence ATGCTTCCTTCTCAGTGTTTGTGCACCAATCTGCGACGCGCCGCCCGTGGCGTCAGCAGGCATTACGACGGCGCTCTCGACGGCTTCGGGATCAACGTTGCCCAGTATTCTTTGCTGTGCAATCTGCAGCGGCTGGATCAGCCGAGCATTTCCGAACTGGCCGAAGCGATGGGGCTGGATCGCAGTACCCTCGGGCGCAATCTGCGGGTGCTGGAAGGCGAGGGGCTGGTGGCGCTGGCCGAGGGCGAGGACATGCGCAATCGCATCGTCCGGCTCACCGAAACCGGTGCGCAACGCCTCGCAGCGGCCCTGCCGGCCTGGGAAGCGGCGCAGCAGCGGTTGATCGACCGACTGGGTGCCGAGAAGCGTGAAACCTTGCTGCGGCTGTTGGATGAACTGGCCTGA
- a CDS encoding MFS transporter → MSSMWRTCGWVLLGSALILALSLGVRHGFGLFLSPMSAQFGWGREVFAFAIALQNLIWGLAQPFTGALADRFGAAKVVLIGGVLYALGLVFMGLSETALGLSLSAGLLIGIGLSGTSFSVILGVVGRAVPPEKRSMGMGIASAAGSFGQFAMLPGTLGLIGWLGWSAALLVLGLLVALIVPLVSMLKDKPLPVLGHEQTLSEALREACSHSGFWLLAFGFFVCGFQVVFIGVHLPAYLVDQHLPASVGTTVLALIGLFNIFGTYTAGWLGGRMSKPRLLTGLYLLRAVVIVLFLWLPVTTTSAYLFGMAMGFLWLSTVPLTNGTVATLFGVRNLSMLGGIVFLFHQLGSFLGGWLGGVVYDRTGSYDLIWQVAILLSLLAAALNWPVRERPVERLQPRASAA, encoded by the coding sequence ATGAGTTCGATGTGGCGTACGTGCGGTTGGGTGTTGCTGGGGAGTGCGCTGATTCTGGCGTTGTCGTTGGGCGTGCGGCACGGCTTCGGTTTGTTTCTGTCGCCGATGAGCGCCCAGTTCGGCTGGGGCCGTGAGGTGTTCGCCTTCGCCATCGCCTTGCAGAACCTGATCTGGGGTCTGGCGCAACCGTTTACCGGCGCACTGGCCGACCGCTTCGGCGCGGCAAAAGTGGTGTTGATCGGCGGTGTGCTCTACGCCTTGGGCCTGGTGTTCATGGGCCTGTCGGAAACCGCGCTGGGCCTGTCTTTGAGCGCCGGTCTGCTGATCGGCATCGGTCTGTCCGGCACCTCGTTCTCGGTCATCCTCGGCGTGGTCGGCCGCGCTGTGCCGCCGGAAAAACGCAGCATGGGCATGGGCATCGCCAGTGCTGCCGGTTCTTTCGGCCAGTTCGCCATGCTGCCGGGCACCCTCGGGCTGATCGGCTGGCTCGGCTGGTCGGCGGCATTGCTGGTGCTGGGCCTGCTGGTGGCGCTGATCGTGCCGCTGGTGAGCATGCTCAAGGACAAACCGCTGCCGGTGCTCGGCCATGAACAAACCCTGTCCGAAGCCCTGCGTGAGGCCTGCTCGCATTCCGGGTTCTGGCTGCTGGCGTTTGGTTTTTTCGTCTGCGGATTTCAGGTGGTGTTCATCGGCGTCCACCTGCCGGCGTATCTGGTCGATCAGCACCTGCCGGCCAGCGTCGGCACCACTGTGCTGGCGTTGATTGGTCTGTTCAACATCTTCGGCACTTACACCGCCGGTTGGCTCGGTGGGCGCATGTCCAAGCCGCGTCTGCTGACCGGACTCTATCTGCTGCGCGCCGTGGTGATCGTGCTGTTCCTGTGGCTGCCGGTGACGACGACTTCGGCCTATCTGTTCGGCATGGCCATGGGCTTCCTGTGGCTGTCGACGGTGCCGTTGACCAACGGTACGGTGGCGACCTTGTTTGGCGTGCGAAACCTGTCCATGCTCGGTGGGATCGTGTTCCTGTTCCATCAGTTGGGTTCGTTCCTTGGCGGCTGGCTGGGCGGGGTGGTGTATGACCGGACCGGGAGTTATGACTTGATCTGGCAAGTGGCGATTCTTTTGAGCCTGCTGGCAGCTGCGCTGAACTGGCCGGTGCGCGAGCGTCCGGTCGAGCGCCTGCAACCGCGTGCGAGCGCTGCATGA
- a CDS encoding glutathione peroxidase, with amino-acid sequence MLKRWCAVPALLMALTGLAQAADCPDLLQGSLPKLRAKESIDLCQRYADKPLVVINTASFCGFAPQFEGLEALNQRYKAQGLEMLGVPSNDFKQESKDSAETAKVCYANYGVTFTMTEPQKVRGDDATHMFQVLARQSSAPKWNFYKYVIDRQGKVIANFSSLTKPDDPEFLAAIEKAIASKPLKP; translated from the coding sequence ATGCTCAAGCGCTGGTGTGCTGTTCCCGCGTTGCTGATGGCGTTGACCGGACTGGCCCAGGCGGCGGACTGTCCGGATCTGTTGCAAGGTTCGTTGCCCAAGTTGCGGGCCAAGGAATCCATCGACCTGTGTCAGCGCTACGCCGACAAACCGCTGGTGGTGATCAACACCGCCAGCTTCTGTGGTTTCGCGCCGCAGTTCGAGGGGCTCGAAGCGCTCAATCAGCGCTACAAGGCCCAGGGCCTGGAAATGCTCGGCGTGCCCTCCAATGACTTCAAGCAGGAGTCCAAGGACAGCGCCGAGACCGCCAAGGTCTGTTACGCCAACTACGGAGTGACGTTCACCATGACCGAGCCACAGAAGGTCCGGGGTGACGATGCCACTCACATGTTTCAGGTGCTGGCCAGACAAAGCAGCGCACCGAAGTGGAATTTCTACAAATACGTCATCGACCGCCAGGGCAAGGTGATCGCCAATTTTTCCAGCCTGACCAAACCGGATGATCCGGAGTTTCTGGCGGCCATCGAGAAAGCCATTGCCTCCAAACCGCTGAAACCCTGA
- a CDS encoding OmpP1/FadL family transporter has product MKKVMLKTTLSLAVTVASTQIFAAGFAINEHSISGMGTGYAGRSSSADDASTVYGNPAGMSRITREQVTGGVAFLDAKTDINDASSSPNGGSNKGDMVPFTSVPMGYYVKPIDEHWAFGLGVYVPFGLITDYENGFAGRYFGSKSEVQVITFQPTVSYKFNDVVSIGFGPTINRIDGALESNLSITQAAPDGKVKIKGDDTALGYNIGVLVQATDTTRLGLTYHSKVDYKLEGNTKVNYGVLGAIGLGANQKYDASLKITTPESVDFSVTQAINDRWNVYAGTTWTRWSQLEKITVKNSGVQPLLAGQFGEITEEQNWHDTWAYAIGTSYQLNKEWVLRTGLTFDQSPTNNVDRSPRIPTGDRTIFSIGAGWSPTEDLTIDVAYSYLKEEKVNIRNENDRGQSYNSQYENSANGFGVGATYRF; this is encoded by the coding sequence ATGAAAAAAGTCATGCTCAAAACCACCCTTAGCCTTGCCGTAACCGTGGCATCCACCCAGATCTTCGCAGCTGGCTTTGCCATCAACGAACACAGCATCAGCGGGATGGGGACTGGGTACGCCGGGCGATCTTCTTCTGCCGACGACGCAAGCACTGTTTATGGCAACCCTGCCGGCATGTCGCGCATCACGCGCGAACAAGTCACTGGCGGCGTTGCATTCCTCGACGCAAAAACCGATATCAATGACGCCAGCTCCAGCCCGAACGGCGGCAGCAACAAAGGCGACATGGTGCCCTTCACCTCCGTACCTATGGGCTACTACGTCAAGCCGATCGACGAGCATTGGGCATTCGGCCTGGGTGTGTACGTTCCCTTCGGCCTGATCACCGACTACGAAAACGGCTTTGCCGGCCGTTACTTCGGCAGCAAGTCCGAAGTCCAGGTCATCACCTTCCAGCCGACTGTCAGCTACAAATTCAACGACGTGGTGTCGATCGGTTTCGGTCCGACCATCAACCGCATCGACGGTGCGCTGGAATCCAACCTGTCGATCACTCAGGCTGCGCCGGACGGCAAGGTCAAGATCAAGGGTGACGACACCGCACTGGGTTACAACATCGGCGTTCTGGTCCAGGCTACCGACACCACTCGCCTGGGTCTGACCTACCACTCGAAAGTTGACTACAAGCTCGAAGGCAACACCAAGGTCAACTACGGTGTACTGGGCGCGATCGGCCTGGGTGCGAACCAGAAATACGATGCTTCGCTGAAGATCACCACGCCTGAATCCGTGGACTTCTCGGTCACTCAGGCGATCAACGACCGCTGGAACGTCTACGCCGGTACCACCTGGACCCGCTGGAGCCAGCTGGAAAAGATCACCGTCAAGAACTCCGGCGTACAGCCTCTGCTGGCTGGACAGTTCGGCGAAATCACCGAAGAACAGAACTGGCACGACACTTGGGCTTACGCCATCGGTACGTCCTACCAGCTGAACAAGGAATGGGTACTGCGTACCGGTCTGACGTTCGACCAGTCGCCGACCAACAACGTCGACCGTTCGCCACGCATCCCGACCGGCGACCGGACCATCTTCAGCATCGGTGCCGGCTGGAGCCCGACCGAAGACCTGACCATCGACGTCGCCTACTCGTACCTGAAGGAAGAGAAGGTCAACATCCGCAACGAAAACGATCGTGGCCAGAGCTACAACTCGCAATATGAAAACTCGGCAAACGGCTTCGGTGTCGGCGCAACCTACCGCTTCTGA
- the rmuC gene encoding DNA recombination protein RmuC — protein sequence MLEERLAMAQMAQDGLTAQLEASRDEIADLGQANASKQADLAALRREVELLQIERDDARDAAHAWNIERANKEAELRRLDAQAASLNAELREQQESHQQRLDDLQGSRDELRAQFAELAGKIFDEREQRFAETSQQRLGQLLDPLKERIQSFEKRVEESYQAEARERFSLAKELERLQQLNLRLSDEATNLTRALKGQKTQGNWGELILERVLEHAGLEKGREYQTQVNLKGPDGERFQPDVIIYLPGDKQVVVDSKVSLTAYQQYVAADDEAIGQIAMKQHVLSLRSHVKGLAGKDYKRLEGLHSLDFVLLFVPIEAAFSAALQAEPALFQEAFDRNIVIVSPTTLLATLRVIDSLWKQERQSQNAREIAERAGWLYDKFVLFIQDLDEVGNRLQQLDKAYSAARNKLTEGRGNLVSRSEQLKLLGARASKSLPADLLERAMTDADGLVELPE from the coding sequence TTGCTCGAGGAGCGGCTGGCCATGGCGCAGATGGCCCAGGACGGCCTCACTGCACAGCTCGAAGCCAGTCGCGATGAAATCGCCGACCTCGGCCAGGCCAACGCCTCCAAACAAGCGGATCTCGCGGCCCTGCGCCGAGAGGTCGAGCTGTTGCAGATCGAGCGCGATGACGCCCGTGACGCCGCCCACGCCTGGAACATCGAACGCGCCAACAAGGAAGCCGAATTGCGGCGCCTGGACGCCCAGGCGGCTTCGCTGAATGCCGAATTGCGCGAGCAACAGGAAAGCCATCAACAACGTCTGGATGACCTGCAAGGTTCCCGAGACGAGCTGCGTGCCCAGTTCGCCGAACTGGCCGGCAAGATCTTCGATGAGCGCGAACAACGCTTCGCCGAAACCAGCCAGCAACGCCTCGGTCAATTGCTCGACCCGTTGAAGGAGCGCATCCAGTCGTTCGAAAAACGCGTCGAGGAAAGCTATCAGGCCGAAGCCCGCGAGCGTTTTTCGCTGGCCAAGGAACTGGAGCGTCTGCAGCAACTGAACCTGCGCCTGAGCGACGAAGCGACTAACCTGACCCGCGCCTTGAAGGGCCAGAAAACCCAAGGCAACTGGGGCGAGCTGATTCTTGAACGCGTGCTTGAGCATGCCGGGCTGGAGAAGGGCCGCGAGTACCAGACCCAGGTCAATCTCAAGGGCCCGGACGGCGAGCGTTTCCAGCCGGACGTGATCATTTACCTGCCGGGCGACAAGCAGGTGGTGGTCGACTCCAAGGTCAGCCTCACCGCGTATCAGCAGTACGTGGCTGCCGACGACGAGGCCATCGGCCAGATCGCCATGAAACAGCACGTGCTGTCCTTGCGCAGCCACGTCAAAGGCCTGGCCGGCAAGGATTACAAGCGTCTGGAAGGCTTGCACAGTCTCGATTTCGTCTTGCTGTTCGTGCCCATCGAAGCGGCGTTTTCCGCTGCGCTGCAAGCCGAACCGGCGCTGTTCCAGGAAGCTTTCGACCGCAACATCGTGATCGTCAGCCCGACCACATTGCTGGCGACACTGCGAGTCATCGACAGCCTGTGGAAGCAGGAGCGCCAGAGCCAGAACGCCCGGGAAATCGCCGAGCGTGCCGGCTGGCTGTACGACAAGTTCGTGTTGTTCATTCAGGATCTGGACGAAGTCGGCAATCGCTTGCAGCAACTGGACAAAGCCTACAGCGCAGCGCGAAACAAGCTGACAGAAGGGCGCGGCAACCTGGTCAGCCGCAGCGAACAGCTCAAGTTGCTCGGCGCGCGAGCCAGCAAAAGTCTGCCGGCGGATCTGCTGGAACGCGCAATGACCGATGCCGACGGCTTGGTCGAACTGCCTGAATAA
- a CDS encoding hybrid sensor histidine kinase/response regulator, giving the protein MSLSTGLIAAVALAYMAIMFAIAFYGDRRSTPLPPRVRAWVYSLSLAVYCTSWTFFGAVGQAAEQLWSFLPIYLGPILLLLGAPWVLQKMVMISKQENITSIADFIAARYGKSQSLAVVVALICLVGVLPYIALQLKGIVLGVNLLIGAGADAMGTRAQDTALIVSLVLALFTIVFGTRNLDATEHHRGMVLAIAFESLVKLFAFLAVGAFVTYGLYDGFDDLFNQAMLAPRLEEYWKETINWPSMVVQTGVAMMAIICLPRQFHVTVVENIDPQDLRLAKWVFPAYLALAALFVVPIALAGQMMLPSSVIPDSFVISLPLAQAHPALAMLAFIGGASAATGMVIVASVALSTMVSNDMLLPWLLRRNNAERPFEVFRQWMLSVRRVSIVVILLLAYVSYRLLGSTASLATIGQIAFAAVTQLAPAMLGALYWKQANRRGVFAGLAAGTFLWFYTLILPIAARSLGWSLDSFPGLAWLHSNPLNLPITPLTQGVVLSLAGNFTLFAWVSVLSRTRVSEHWQAGRFIGQEISARPSARSMLAVQIDDLLQLAARFVGEERARQSFIRFAYRQGKGFNPNQNADGEWIAHTERLLAGVLGASSTRAVVKAAIEGREMQLEDVVRIADEASEVLQFNRALLQGAIENITQGISVVDQSLKLVAWNRRYLELFNYPDGLISVGRPIADIIRHNAERGLCGPGEAEVHVARRLHWMRQGRAHTSERLFPNGRVIELIGNPMPGGGFVMSFTDITAFREAEQALTEANEGLEQRVSERTQELSQLNVALTEAKGNAEAANQSKTRFLAAVSHDLMQPLNAARLFSAALSHQDDGLSGEAQKLVQHLDSSLRSAEDLISDLLDISRLENGKINPDRKPFAVNELFDILGAEFKALAQEQGLSFRVRGSQLRIDSDIKLLRRILQNFLTNAFRYAKGPVLLGVRRRKGEICLEVWDRGPGIPEDKQQVIFEEFKRLDSHQTRAEKGLGLGLAIADGLCRVLGHTLRVRSWPGRGSVFSVRVPLAKAQTVQPPAAVEINGKLHSGAQVLCIDNEDSILIGMNSLLTRWGCQVWTARNREECAALLDDGVRPQLALVDYHLDHGETGTDLMAWLRTRLGEPVPGVVISADGHPETVAQVHAAGLDYLAKPVKPAALRALLSRYLPL; this is encoded by the coding sequence ATGTCGTTGTCCACCGGGCTGATCGCCGCCGTCGCCCTGGCCTATATGGCCATCATGTTCGCCATCGCCTTCTACGGCGACCGTCGCAGCACACCGCTGCCGCCACGGGTGCGTGCCTGGGTGTACAGCCTGTCGCTGGCGGTCTATTGCACCAGCTGGACGTTTTTCGGCGCGGTCGGCCAGGCCGCCGAACAACTGTGGTCGTTCCTGCCGATTTATCTGGGGCCGATCCTGCTGCTGCTCGGTGCGCCGTGGGTGCTGCAGAAAATGGTGATGATCAGCAAACAGGAGAACATCACCTCCATCGCCGACTTCATTGCCGCCCGTTACGGCAAATCCCAGTCGTTGGCGGTGGTCGTCGCGCTGATCTGTCTGGTCGGCGTTCTGCCCTATATCGCCTTGCAGCTCAAAGGCATTGTCCTCGGCGTAAACCTGCTGATCGGTGCCGGCGCCGACGCCATGGGCACCCGCGCCCAGGACACCGCGCTGATTGTGTCGCTGGTGCTGGCGCTGTTCACCATTGTTTTCGGTACGCGCAACCTCGATGCCACCGAGCACCACCGGGGCATGGTGCTGGCGATTGCGTTCGAATCGCTGGTCAAACTGTTCGCCTTCCTTGCCGTCGGCGCCTTCGTCACCTACGGGCTGTATGACGGCTTTGATGACCTGTTCAATCAAGCGATGCTCGCCCCGCGCCTTGAGGAATACTGGAAAGAAACCATCAACTGGCCGTCGATGGTCGTGCAGACCGGCGTGGCGATGATGGCGATCATCTGCCTGCCCCGGCAGTTCCACGTGACGGTGGTCGAGAACATCGACCCGCAGGATCTGCGCCTGGCCAAATGGGTGTTCCCGGCCTACCTCGCACTGGCCGCGCTGTTTGTAGTCCCGATCGCCCTGGCCGGTCAGATGATGCTGCCCAGCTCGGTCATCCCCGACTCTTTCGTGATCAGCCTTCCATTGGCCCAGGCCCACCCGGCGCTGGCGATGCTGGCGTTTATCGGCGGTGCATCGGCGGCCACCGGCATGGTGATCGTGGCGAGCGTGGCGCTGTCGACCATGGTCTCCAACGACATGCTGTTGCCGTGGCTGCTGCGCCGCAACAATGCCGAGCGCCCGTTCGAAGTGTTCCGCCAATGGATGCTCTCGGTGCGTCGGGTCAGCATCGTGGTGATTCTGTTGCTGGCCTACGTCAGCTACCGCTTGCTCGGCTCCACCGCGAGTCTGGCGACCATCGGCCAGATCGCTTTCGCGGCGGTCACTCAACTGGCCCCGGCGATGCTCGGCGCGTTGTACTGGAAACAGGCCAACCGGCGCGGCGTGTTCGCCGGCCTGGCCGCCGGCACGTTCCTGTGGTTCTACACCCTGATCCTGCCGATTGCTGCACGCAGCCTCGGCTGGTCGCTGGACAGTTTCCCCGGCCTCGCTTGGCTGCACAGCAACCCGTTGAACCTGCCCATCACCCCGCTGACCCAAGGCGTGGTGCTGTCGCTGGCGGGCAACTTCACGTTGTTTGCCTGGGTCTCGGTGCTGTCGCGTACGCGGGTGTCGGAGCACTGGCAGGCCGGGCGCTTCATCGGTCAGGAAATCAGTGCACGGCCGAGCGCGCGCTCGATGCTGGCGGTGCAGATCGACGATTTGCTGCAACTGGCGGCACGCTTTGTCGGTGAAGAACGCGCGCGGCAGAGCTTCATCCGCTTCGCCTACCGACAGGGCAAAGGCTTCAACCCGAACCAGAACGCTGACGGCGAATGGATCGCCCACACCGAGCGCTTGCTGGCGGGTGTCCTTGGCGCCTCTTCGACGCGAGCTGTAGTAAAAGCCGCCATCGAAGGTCGGGAAATGCAGCTTGAGGACGTGGTCCGGATCGCCGACGAAGCGTCGGAAGTTTTGCAGTTCAACCGCGCGTTGCTGCAAGGCGCGATCGAAAACATTACCCAGGGCATCAGCGTGGTCGACCAGTCCTTGAAACTGGTGGCCTGGAACCGTCGCTACCTGGAACTGTTCAACTATCCGGACGGCTTGATCAGCGTTGGCCGGCCGATTGCCGACATCATTCGCCACAACGCCGAACGCGGCTTGTGCGGCCCCGGCGAAGCGGAAGTCCACGTCGCCCGTCGCCTGCACTGGATGCGCCAGGGGCGCGCCCACACTTCCGAGCGACTGTTCCCCAACGGCCGGGTGATCGAGCTGATCGGCAACCCGATGCCCGGCGGCGGTTTCGTCATGAGCTTCACCGACATCACCGCGTTCCGCGAAGCCGAGCAGGCCCTGACTGAAGCCAACGAAGGGCTGGAGCAACGGGTCAGCGAGCGGACTCAGGAACTGTCGCAACTCAACGTCGCGTTGACCGAAGCCAAGGGCAATGCCGAGGCGGCCAACCAGTCCAAGACCCGCTTCCTCGCCGCCGTCAGTCACGACCTGATGCAGCCGTTGAACGCGGCGCGGCTGTTCTCCGCCGCCCTCTCCCACCAGGACGACGGCCTGAGCGGCGAAGCGCAGAAACTGGTGCAGCACCTCGACAGTTCGCTGCGTTCGGCGGAAGACCTGATCAGCGACCTGCTGGACATTTCCCGCCTGGAAAACGGCAAGATCAACCCGGATCGCAAGCCGTTCGCGGTCAATGAGCTGTTCGATATTCTCGGCGCGGAGTTCAAGGCGCTGGCCCAGGAACAGGGCCTGAGCTTCCGGGTACGCGGCAGTCAGTTGCGCATCGACAGCGACATCAAGTTGCTGCGGCGGATTCTGCAGAATTTCCTCACCAACGCTTTCCGCTACGCAAAAGGCCCGGTGCTGCTGGGCGTGCGTCGACGAAAAGGCGAAATCTGTCTGGAAGTATGGGATCGCGGGCCAGGGATTCCGGAGGACAAACAGCAAGTGATCTTCGAGGAATTCAAACGCCTCGACAGCCACCAGACCCGCGCCGAAAAAGGTCTGGGCCTGGGCCTGGCGATCGCCGATGGCCTGTGCCGCGTGCTCGGCCATACCTTGCGCGTGCGCTCATGGCCGGGGCGTGGCAGCGTGTTCAGTGTTCGCGTGCCGTTGGCCAAAGCGCAGACCGTGCAGCCACCAGCGGCGGTGGAAATCAATGGCAAATTGCACAGCGGCGCGCAGGTGCTGTGCATCGACAACGAAGACAGCATTCTGATCGGCATGAACAGCCTGCTCACGCGCTGGGGCTGTCAGGTCTGGACCGCGCGCAACCGCGAAGAATGCGCGGCGCTGCTCGACGACGGCGTGCGGCCACAATTGGCATTGGTGGACTATCACCTGGATCATGGCGAAACCGGCACCGATCTGATGGCCTGGTTACGCACAAGGCTGGGCGAGCCGGTGCCCGGCGTGGTGATCAGCGCCGACGGACACCCGGAAACCGTGGCGCAGGTTCATGCAGCGGGACTGGATTATCTGGCCAAACCGGTAAAACCGGCGGCGTTGCGGGCGTTGTTGAGTCGCTATTTACCGCTCTAG
- a CDS encoding TetR/AcrR family transcriptional regulator, translated as MAIKEGLRPGGRSARVQESIHSAVRALLQEQERSTVTVPQIAARAGVTPSTIYRRWGDLAALLADVALARMRPDSEPAETGSLRSDIRAWAEQYLDEMSSEPGRNMMRDVQASATPGFCVTIIGAQLQTIVERHPEETAPSVDRLINLVVSPVVFRILFSAAPLEVEELHRLIDIALKPD; from the coding sequence ATGGCTATTAAAGAAGGTTTACGCCCCGGCGGTCGCAGTGCCCGGGTGCAAGAGTCGATTCACTCGGCAGTCCGTGCGCTTCTGCAAGAACAGGAGCGTTCAACGGTGACCGTCCCGCAAATCGCGGCCCGCGCTGGGGTGACGCCGTCGACGATTTATCGGCGCTGGGGAGATCTGGCCGCCTTGCTGGCGGACGTCGCCCTCGCCCGCATGCGCCCCGACAGCGAGCCGGCAGAAACCGGCAGCCTGCGCAGCGACATCCGTGCGTGGGCCGAACAATATCTCGACGAAATGAGTTCTGAACCCGGGCGCAACATGATGCGCGACGTGCAGGCGAGTGCGACGCCGGGCTTTTGCGTAACGATCATCGGCGCGCAATTGCAGACCATCGTCGAGCGTCACCCAGAGGAAACGGCGCCGAGCGTGGATCGGCTGATCAATCTGGTGGTGTCCCCGGTGGTGTTCCGCATTCTTTTTTCGGCGGCGCCGCTGGAAGTCGAAGAACTGCACCGTTTGATCGACATCGCGCTCAAACCGGACTGA
- a CDS encoding MFS transporter, translating to MTSLASNRSNLWFLAITLLSFLAASTAPTPLYHLYQDQLHFSAAVLTLIFGVYALSLLAALLTVGSLSDHLGRKPVIFTAVTLNALAMLLFIYADSVGWLIGARVLQGFATGMATAVLSATLLDTDRQQGPLINSVAPLLGMALGGMGCGLLAEFAPAPLQLTYWLLLALFVLQGIYVWRLPESVSPQAGAWASLRPTLHVPVQARSTLWRVLPLNTATWALGGFYASLAPSLVRTATGSTSNLIGGATVAALTVTGALMIFTLRNRPASRALQLGASLLPAGIVLVLLGVHSASLSLFFFGTLVAGCGFGSGFLGAVRSLVPLALPHERAGLMSAFYVLSYLAFCLPALLAGHFTHSVGLLATTDVYGAVLIVLAVGALLMSFRAQAAKTCSAP from the coding sequence ATGACCAGCCTTGCTTCCAACCGTTCCAACCTGTGGTTTCTGGCGATCACCTTACTGAGTTTTCTCGCCGCTTCCACTGCGCCGACGCCGTTGTATCACCTGTATCAGGATCAGCTGCATTTTTCGGCAGCGGTACTGACCCTGATTTTCGGCGTCTACGCGCTGAGTCTGCTGGCCGCGCTGCTGACAGTCGGGTCGCTGTCGGATCACCTGGGACGCAAACCAGTGATCTTCACCGCCGTGACGCTCAATGCGCTGGCGATGCTGCTGTTTATCTACGCCGACAGCGTGGGCTGGCTGATCGGCGCGCGAGTGCTGCAAGGCTTCGCCACCGGCATGGCCACCGCCGTGTTGAGCGCGACGCTGCTGGACACTGATCGCCAGCAGGGGCCGTTGATCAACAGCGTTGCTCCGCTACTGGGTATGGCGTTGGGCGGCATGGGCTGTGGCTTGCTGGCCGAGTTCGCCCCGGCGCCTTTGCAATTGACTTATTGGTTGCTGCTCGCGCTGTTTGTGTTGCAGGGCATTTATGTCTGGCGCCTGCCGGAAAGCGTCTCGCCGCAAGCCGGGGCATGGGCCTCGCTGCGGCCGACCCTGCATGTGCCGGTTCAGGCGCGTTCGACGCTGTGGCGAGTGTTGCCGTTGAACACTGCGACCTGGGCCCTCGGCGGTTTTTACGCCTCGCTGGCGCCGTCGCTGGTGCGCACGGCCACTGGCTCCACTTCCAACCTGATCGGCGGCGCGACTGTGGCGGCGTTGACCGTCACCGGTGCATTGATGATCTTCACATTGCGCAATCGTCCTGCTTCCCGAGCGCTGCAACTCGGGGCGAGCCTGCTGCCGGCCGGTATCGTATTGGTTCTGCTGGGCGTGCACAGTGCCAGTCTGTCGCTGTTCTTCTTCGGCACGCTGGTGGCCGGCTGTGGATTTGGCTCCGGTTTTCTCGGTGCGGTGCGCAGCCTGGTGCCGTTGGCATTGCCTCATGAGCGCGCCGGGTTGATGTCGGCGTTCTATGTGCTGAGTTACCTCGCGTTCTGCCTGCCGGCGTTGCTGGCCGGGCACTTCACCCACAGCGTGGGCCTGCTGGCCACCACCGATGTGTATGGCGCGGTGCTGATCGTGCTGGCGGTCGGTGCGCTGCTGATGAGTTTCCGGGCACAAGCGGCCAAGACTTGCAGCGCTCCATAA